The proteins below come from a single Oncorhynchus gorbuscha isolate QuinsamMale2020 ecotype Even-year linkage group LG12, OgorEven_v1.0, whole genome shotgun sequence genomic window:
- the si:dkeyp-72h1.1 gene encoding protein LBH — protein sequence MTEVMNTCDSTVGDFTVGGAPADEGISFQIFPDSHERFPKLSKRLPSIVVEPSESGEVESGELRWPPDDPSSPDDDSGEVEAQAVGGEQPEDEEQVDRMMGGV from the exons ATGACAGAAGTGATGAACACCTGTGATTCGACGGTGGGAGACTTCACCGTCGGAGGTGCCCCAGCAGACGAGGGCATATCCTTTCAG ATCTTTCCGGACTCCCACGAGCGGTTCCCCAAACTGTCGAAGCGGCTTCCGTCCATCGTGGTGGAGCCCTCCGAGAGTGGGGAGGTGGAGAGTGGCGAGCTCCGTTGGCCCCCTGATGACCCCAGTTCCCCTGACGACGACTCCGGAGAGGTTGAGGCCCAGGCAGTAG GTGGAGAACAGCCCGAAGACGAAGAGCAAGTTGACAGAATGATGGGAGGAGTTTAA